In the genome of Streptomyces sp. SAI-127, the window GCAGCGCCCTGGTGTACGAGCCGTGCGACAAGGGCGGTCCCAGCGGCGACTTCTACGACCTCTTCCCGGCCGGCGACGGCCGCTGGTGCTTCGCCGTCGGTGACGTTCAGGGCAAGGGCCCCGAGGCCGCCGTGGTCATCGGCCTAGCCCGGCCCTGGCTCCGGCTGCTGGCCCGCGAGGGCTACCGCGTCGCCGACGTCCTCGACCGCCTCAACCAGCTGCTCCTCGACGACGCGACGGAGGCCGCGGACGCGGCGGCCCGGGCCCTGGCCTCCGCGGGCGGCCGCCCCATGCACCCCGGCGACGGCCCGCAGACCCGCTTCCTGTCCCTCCTCTACGGCGAGCTCGCGCCCTTCGACGGCGGAGTGCGCTGCACCCTCGCCTCCGCCGGACATCCGCTGCCGCTGCTGCTCGGATCGGGTGGCGAGGTCCGTACGGCCGCGCGGCCGCAGACCCTGCTCGGGGTCGTCGAGGACGAGACGTACACCAGTGAGACCTTCGAGCTGCGGCCCGGCGACAGCCTGCTGTGTGTCACCGACGGGGTGACCGAGCGGCGCAGCGGCTCCCGGCAGTTCGACGACGAGGACGGGCTCGCGGACGCGCTGGCCGGCTGCGCTGGGCTGGACGCCGAGCTGATCGCGGAGCGGATCAAGCGGCTGGTCCACGAGTTCGGGGCGCGGCCGCCCGAGGACGATCTGGCGCTGCTGGTGCTGCAGGCGGAGTAGGTGCCCGCCGGGGTGCGGGACAATGAGGGACATGCCTTCCGCACTCCCCGACGGCGAACCCGTCCCCGACGACGGCTCACTCCCCGCGTCCGCGCTCACCGGGTCCGCCGGCCGCCCGCTCGGCTTCTATCTGCACGTCCCGTACTGCGCGACCCGCTGCGGCTACTGCGACTTCAACACCTACACCGCGACCGAGCTGCGCGGCTCGGGCGGGGTGCTGGCCTCCCGCGACAACTACGCCGAGACGCTGATCGACGAGATCCGCCTGGCGCGGAAGGTCCTCGGCGACGACCCGCGCCCGGTCCGTACGGTGTTCGTCGGCGGCGGTACGCCCACGCTGCTGGCCGCCGGGGATCTCGTACGGATGCTGGGGGCGATCCGTGACGAGTTCGGGCTGGCCGCCGACGCGGAGGTGACGACCGAGGCGAACCCGGAGTCGGTGGACCCGGCGTATCTGGCCGAGCTGCGGGAGGGCGGCTTCAACCGGGTCTCCTTCGGGATGCAGAGCGCGCGGCAGCATGTGCTGAAGGTGCTGGACCGTACGCACACCCCGGGGCGGCCGGAGGCGTGCGTGGCGGAGGCACGGGCGGCGGGATTCTCGCACGTCAACCTGGATCTGATCTACGGCACGCCCGGGGAGTCGGACGACGACTGGCGGGCGTCCCTGGAGGCGGCGATCGGGGCCGGACCGGATCATGTGTCGGCGTACGCGCTGATCGTCGAGGAGGGCACCCAGCTGGCTCGCCGTATCCGGCGGGGCGAGGTTCCGATGACGGACGACGACGTGCACGCGGACCGTTATCTGATCGCGGACTCGGTGCTCGCGGAGGCCGGGTTCGACTGGTACGAGGTGTCGAACTGGGCCACGTCCGAGGCGGGCCGGTGCCTGCACAACGAGCTGTACTGGCGGGGTGCGGACTGGTGGGGCGCCGGGCCCGGGGCGCACTCGCACGTGGGCGGGGTGCGCTGGTGGAACGTGAAGCATCCCGGTGCGTACGCCGGGGCGCTGGCTTCCGGGAAGTCTCCGGGAGCAGGGCGTGAGCTGCTGTCGGACGAGGACCGGCGGGTCGAGCGGATCCTGCTGGAGCTGCGGCTGCGGGAGGGGGCACCGCTGTCGCTGCTGCGTGAGGAGGGTCTGGCCGCTTCCCGCCGGGCGCTGGGGGAGGGGCTGCTCGAGGAGACGCCTTACGCGGAGGGCCGGGCTGTGCTGACGCTGCGGGGGCGGTTGCTGGCGGACGCGGTGGTTCGGGATCTGGTGGATTAGGCGCCTGGTGGGGGTAGGTACTGCTCCCCAAGGAGTGCGCACAAGGCCGCATTAGCTCGATCGTGTGATCGTCCGCTGACGGGCTTGCGGCGCCCTGGGCTGTTCGGGCTGGCGTGGTCGTGCGACCTGGGACACCGGGTACGGCGTCAGCGTGCGGGGCCCCTGCTCCACCAGAGGATGGTTCAGGGCCTCCCCGTCGCCTCTGGCCGTACCGACCTGCCAGGTCGTAAGGGAACTGGCCTCTCAGGCTCGGACCGCGCACAGGATGCGTGTCGCCGCCCCGGGGTCGAGTACGCCGGGGACCAGCTCGCCCAAGCCCGTTCGGGGCGCGCGGCTGAACGGACTCACTCCCGCTCAGTCCACAGGAACGGTGACGCGTCGGGTTGTGTGGCGGCTGCGGGTTCGTTGTAGCTGGTCGCGCAGTTCCCCGCGGCCCTTGGGTGGGTGACTGACCGCAGCCGCAACCTGCTCAGGGGCGCGGGGCTGTATCGATGTGCGGCTACCGCCGCGGGCGCGACGAGCCCCCACCGGCCCGCAGCCGTACGACCCGCCCGCAGACTCGCCGCGCGTATCCGCTACGGCGCCGTGACGAAGTCGATCAGTTCCTCCACCCGGCCCAGCAGCTCCGGCTCCAGGTCCCGGTAGGACCCCACCCGCTTCAGGATCGCCTGCCACACCGCGCCCGTGTTCTCCGACGGCCAGCCCAGGGCTTTGCACACGCCCGTCTTCCAGTCCTGGCCGTGCGGTACCCGGGGCCATGCCTCGATGCCCAGGGACGACGGCTTCACCGCCTCCCAGATGTCGATGTACGGATGGCCGACGACAAGCGCGTGTTCGCTGGTCACCTGCTGTGCGATGCGCCACTCCTTGGTGCCGGGGAGCAGGTGGTCGACCAGGACGCCGAGGCGGGCGTCCGGGCCCGGCGCGAATTCGGCGACGATCGACGGGAGGTCGTCCACGCCCTCCAGGTACTCCACGACCACGCCCTCGATGCGCAGGTCGTCGCCCCAGACCTTCTCCACGAGTTCCGCGTCGTGGCGGCCCTCGACGTAGATACGGCCCGCGCGGGCCACGCGTGCGCGGGCGCCGGGGACGGCCACCGAGCCGGACGCGGTACGAGTGGGTCGCACAGAAGCGGCTGAGGCGCCCGACGGCTTCACCAGCGTCACCACCCGGCCCTCCAGGAGGAAACCGCGCGGCTCCAGCGGGAACACCCGGTGCTTGCCGAAGCGGTCCTCCAGCGTCACCGTGCCCGCCTCGCAGCGGATCACCGCGCCGCAGAAGCCCGTCCCCGGCTCCTCGACCACCAGACCGGGCTCGGCGGGGACCTCCGGCACCGGCTTGGGCTTCTTCCACGGAGGGGTCAGGTCGGCGGAGTACTGGCGCATTCGGATGACGATAGGAGAAGCGGCTCGGGAGTCATGACGACACGCCGAAGCGGGCGGCCAGCGCGTCCCGCTGTGCCCGGACGAACGCCGCGTCCACCACCGCTCCGTGACCGGGCACGTACAGCGCGTCCTCGCCGCCCAGGTCCAGCAGCCGGTCCAGCGCGGCGGGCCACTGCGGCGGTACGGCGTCCGGGCCCGCCTGCGGTTCGCCCGACTCCTCGACCAGGTCGCCGCAGAAGACGACCTCCGGGGAGCCGGGGACGAGGACGGCGAGGTCGTGGGCCGTGTGGCCGGGGCCGACGTTCGCCAGCAGCGCCTGCCGGCCGCCGCCGAGGTCGAGCGTCCACTCGCCGGAGACGTGATGCCGGGGCGAGACGAGGGCGTCCACCGCCTCGTCGGCCACCGCCGGGTCCAGTCCGTTGCGCACCGCGTCCGCCCGCAGCTCCGCGCGGCCCAGCCGTCCCCTCAGCACCGTCTCCACACCCACGGCGCCGAACACCTCCGCCCCGGCGAACGCCGCCGCCCCGAAGACATGGTCGAAGTGGGGGTGGGTGAGCGCGAGATGGGTCACACGATGACCGGCGAGTTCCTCGGCCTGGGCGCGCAGGCGGGCGCCCTCCGCGAGTCCGGAGCCGGAGTCGATCAGCAGGGCCGTGCCCTCGCCGATCACCAGGCCCGCCGTACAGTCCCAGCCGGGCAGCCGGCACCGCCCCACCCCGGTCGCGACCCGCTCCCACCCGAGCTCTTCCCAAGTCACCGTCATACCGCGACGCTAGCCCTACAACCCGTCACGCCGGGACCAGCCTTGCCCAGGGCCTACCCCACCGCCGTACACTGGCCGGGGAGCGCTGGCACTCGGACGGACAGAGTGCCAGGCGAGGCGCAAAGGGAACGACTTCTGGAGGTGTGCGCGATGCTGAGTGAACGCAGGCTCCAGGTGCTGCGCGCCATCGTCCAGGACTATGTCGGCACCGAGGAGCCGGTCGGGTCGAAGGCCCTGACCGAGCGGCACAACCTCGGCGTCTCCCCGGCGACCGTCCGCAACGACATGGCGGCCCTGGAGGACGAGGGGTTCATCGCCCAGCCGCACACCAGTGCCGGGCGCATCCCGACCGACAAGGGCTATCGGCTGTTCGTCGACAAGCTGGCGGGCGTCAAGCCGATGACCGCGCCCGAGCGGCGCGCGATCCAGAACTTCCTCGACGGCGCGGTCGACCTCGACGACGTCGTGGCCAGGACCGTGCGGCTGCTGGCGCAGCTGACCCGGCAGGTCGCCGTCGTGCAGTACCCGTCCCTGACCCGCTCGACCGTGCGGCACGTGGAACTGCTCTCGCTCGCCCCCGCGCGCGTGATGCTCGTGCTGATCACGGACACCGGCCGGGTCGAGCAGCGCATGGTCGACTGCCCGGCGCCCTTCGGGGAGGCCTCGCTCGCCGATCTGCGGGCCCGGCTCAACAGCAGGGTCGCCGGACGGCGGTTCGCCGATGTGCCGCGGCTGGTCGAGGACCTGCCCGAAGGCTTCGACGTCGAGGACAGGGGTACGGTCACGACAGTGCTCTCCACTCTCCTGGAGACACTCGTCGAGGAGAACGAGGAGCGGCTGATGATCGGCGGCACCGCCAATCTCACCCGCTTCGGACATGACTTTCCCCTCACCATCCGGCCCGTCCTGGAGGCTCTGGAGGAGCAGGTCGTCCTCCTCAAACTCCTTGGCGAGGCGGGGGATTCGGGCATGACCGTACGCATCGGTCACGAGAACGCCTATGAGGGACTCAACTCCACTTCAGTGGTGTCGGTCGGCTACGGTTCGGGCAACGAGGCAGTCGCCAAGCTCGGCGTGGTCGGACCGACCCGCATGGATTACCCGGGAACGATGGGAGCGGTACGCGCAGTGGCACGGTACGTCGGACAGATCCTGGCGGAGTCGTAAGTGGCCACGGACTACTACGCCGTTCTCGGCGTGCGCCGCGACGCGTCGCAGGATGAGATCAAGAAGGCGTTCCGTCGGCTCGCGCGCGAGCTGCACCCGGACGTCAACCCGGATCCGAAGACCCAGGAGCGGTTCAAGGAGATCAACGCCGCTTACGAGGTGTTGTCGGACCCGCAGAAGAAGCAGGTCTACGACCTCGGCGGCGACCCGCTCTCGCAGGCCGGCGGCGGTGGCGCGGGCGGCTTCGGGGCCGGTGGGTTCGGGAACTTCTCGGACATCATGGACGCGTTCTTCGGTACGGCGTCGCAGCGGGGTCCGCGCTCGCGCACCCGGCGCGGCCAGGACGCGATGATCCGTCTCGAGATCGAGCTCGACGAGGCGGCCTTCGGCACCACGAAGGACATCCAGGTCGACACGGCGATCGTCTGCACCACCTGCAGCGGTGAGGGCGCGGCGCCGGGGACCTCCGCCCAGACGTGTGACATGTGCCGCGGCCGCGGTGAGGTGTCGCAGGTGACGCGGTCCTTCCTGGGCCAGGTCATGACGTCCCGGCCGTGCCCGCAGTGCCAGGGCTTCGGCACCGTGGTCCCGACGCCGTGCCCGGAGTGCGCCGGCGACGGCCGGGTCCGCTCGCGCCGCACACTGACCGTGAAGATCCCGGCCGGTGTGGACAACGGCACGCGGATCCAGCTCGCGGGTGAGGGCGAGGTCGGTCCCGGTGGCGGTCCCGCCGGTGACCTCTACGTCGAGATCCACGAACTCCCGCACTCGCAGTTCCAGCGGCGCGGCGACGACCTGCACTGCACGGTCACGCTCCCGATGACGGCGGCGTCGCTCGGCACGAAGGTGCCGCTGGAGACGCTGGACGGCATGGAGGAGGTCGACATCCGGCCCGGTACCCAGTCCGGCCAGTCGATCCCGCTGCACAGCCGTGGCGTCACCCACCTGCGCGGCGGCGGCCGGGGCGACCTCATCGTCCACGTCGAGGTCCAGACCCCGACCAAGCTGGACCCCGAGCAGGAGCGCCTGCTGCGCGAGCTGGCCAAGCTGCGCGGCGAGGAGCGCCCCACGGGGCAGTTCCAGCCGGGGCAGCAGGGCCTGTTCTCCAGGTTGAAGGACGCGTTCAACGGCCGTACGTGAGGCGTGGGACGACTGCCGGGGGTCCGGGGGTTGTCCCCCGGGCAGACACAGCCAGCCGGGGCAGCAGGGCCTGTTCTCCAGGTTGAAGGACGTGTTCAACGGCCGTACGTGAGCTGTCGACGGACGTGTTCAACGGCCGTACGTGAGCTGTCGAAGGCCCGATTCGGACTTGTTCGGAGGACGTGACAACATGCCGTCATGTCCTCCGCGCTGACCGGTCTCTTCCGTCATCCGATCGTGCAGGCCCCCATGGCGGGCGGTGTCTCCGTGCCGCGGCTCGCCGCCGCCGTGTCCGAGGCGGGCGGGCTCGGATTCCTCGCGGCCGGGTACAAGACGGCCGACGGTTTGTACCAGGAGATCAAGCAGCTGCGCGGGCTGACCGCGCTGCCCTTCGGGGTCAACCTGTTCATGCCGCAACCCGAGTACGCCGACCCGGCGGCCGTCGACGTCTACGCCCATCAGCTCGCCGGCGAGGCCACCTGGTACGAGACCGAGCTCGGCGACCCCGACAGCGGCCGTGACGACGGGTACGACGCCAAACTCGCCGTACTCCTCGACAACCCCGTGCCGGCGGCCTCCTTCCACTTCGGGATCCCGAGCAGTGAGGTCCTGGAGTCGCTGCGCCGTGCCGGCACCTTCACCCTCGTCACCGCGACCACCCCCGAAGAGGCCCTCGCCGTGCAGTACGCGGGCGCCGACGCGGTCATCGCGCAGGGCGTGGAGGCCGGCGGTCACCAGGGCACCCACCGGGACCTCCCCGAGCAGGACGGCTCCGGCCTCGGACTCCTCTCGCTCGTCGCCCAGATCCGGGAGACGGTGACCATCCCGATCGTCGCCGCCGGCGGCATCATGCGCGGCAGCCAGATCGCCGCCGTCCTCGCCGCGGGCGCGAGCGCGGCCCAGCTCGGCACGGCGTTCCTCGCCACGCACGAGTCGGGCGCCCACGACGTGCACAAGCAGGCGCTGACCAACCCCCTCTACGTCCGCACCGAGTTGACCCGCGCCTTCTCCGGCAGACCGGCTCGTGGCCTGGTCAACCGCTTCCTGCGCGAGCACGGACCGTACGCGCCGGCCGCCTATCCCGAGGTCCACCACCTCACCGCCCCGCTCAGGAAGGCCGCCGCCAAGGCCAAGGACGCCCAGGGCATGGCGCTGTGGGCGGGCCAGGGGCACCGGATGGCACGCGAGCTGCCCGCGGGACAGCTGGTGGAGATACTCGCCGCCGAATTCGACGCCGCCAGGACAGCGTTGTCAGGGACGGGGGACGCGCGATGACCGCACCGGTGTTCGTGGTCGAGCACTTCGACGCGGACGGCGGCGGACGCTACGTCCTCGACGGCCCCGAAGGCCGCCACGCCGTCTCCGTGAAGCGGCTCCAGCCCGGCGAGGACGTCATCCTCACCGACGGGGCCGGGCGCTGGGCCGACTGCGTGGTGCTCGGCACCGAGGGCAAGGACCGGCTGATCGTCCAGCTGGACTCGGTGGCCGAGGAACCCAGGCCACAGCCCCGCATCACCGTCGTCCAGGCCCTCCCCAAGGGCGACCGCGGTGAACTCGCCGTCGAGACCATGACCGAGGTCGGCGTCGACGCCGTCGTGCCCTGGCAGGCGGCCCGCTGCATCACCCAGTGGAAGGGCGACCGGGGCCTTAAGGCGCTCGCCAAGTGGCGGGCCACCGCCCGCGAGGCCGGCAAGCAGTCCCGCCGGGTCCGCTTCCCGGAGGTCGCGGACGCGGCGACGACCAGACAGGTTGCCGCACTTCTCGCCAAAGCCGACTTCGCCGCCGTGCTCCACTCCGACTTCGACCGCGGCAGCGAGCCGCTGGCCACCGCCGAACTCCCCGACGAGGGCGAGATCGTGCTGGTGGTCGGTCCCGAAGGAGGCGTCGCCAAGGACGAGTTGGCGCTCTTCGAGGAGGCCGGTGCGCGCGCCTACGTCCTCGGGCCCACCGTGCTGCGTACCTCGACCGCCGGAACCGCGGCGACCGCTTTGCTCCTCGGCCGCACCGGCCGCTGGTCCTGACCCCTGGAAGGACGGCTGTGGAACTCGCTCAAGTACGCCTGCTCGTCACCGACTTCGCCGCCTGCTACCGCTTCTACGCCGAGGTCCTCGGCCTCAAGCCCCAGTCGGGGGCGACGGGCGGGCCGTACGAGAAGTTCAGCCCCGCCACCGGCTCGGCGGGCATCGCCCTGCAGGACCGGTCGATGATGGCGGCGGTCCTCGGCGAACTGGGCGACACGGCCACCGGCCACCGCTCCCTGGTCGTGCTCCGCGTCGACGACCTGGACACCTACTGCGATCAGATCGCGTCCCGCGGTGCCACCCTCCTGCACGGCCCGTCCCCGATGACGGACCGCATGCGCGTCGCCCACCTCAAGGACCCGGAGGGAAACCTGGTGGAGCTGCAGCAGTGGCTGCTGCTGCGCGCCTGAGCACCGCGTCGAACAGGTCCCAGCCGTCCAACTCGGCCGCACCGGGCAGGAGTCCGCGGTCCGTCGCCTCGTCGACGAGACGGCGTACGGTACCGGGCTCGTTCAGATAGAGCGCCCTGCCGGGGCCCGTCGCCACAAAGCCGTCGTGCGCGTAGCAGCAGGAGATGCCCCGGCCCTCGCCTTCCCGGAAGACGATCCGGGTGCGGACCCCGTCGAGGACCAGGTGGAGCACATCGCGGCAGACGTCGCCGTCCCGGTGCTTGTGCCGGAGGCTCCACCTGTAGGTTCGGTCGCCCACGACGAGCCTTCTCACCGCACCGTCTTTGCGCATCCGCCCACCGTAGCCCGACCGGCGCACAGGTGGCCGTATGCGCCCT includes:
- the hemW gene encoding radical SAM family heme chaperone HemW yields the protein MPSALPDGEPVPDDGSLPASALTGSAGRPLGFYLHVPYCATRCGYCDFNTYTATELRGSGGVLASRDNYAETLIDEIRLARKVLGDDPRPVRTVFVGGGTPTLLAAGDLVRMLGAIRDEFGLAADAEVTTEANPESVDPAYLAELREGGFNRVSFGMQSARQHVLKVLDRTHTPGRPEACVAEARAAGFSHVNLDLIYGTPGESDDDWRASLEAAIGAGPDHVSAYALIVEEGTQLARRIRRGEVPMTDDDVHADRYLIADSVLAEAGFDWYEVSNWATSEAGRCLHNELYWRGADWWGAGPGAHSHVGGVRWWNVKHPGAYAGALASGKSPGAGRELLSDEDRRVERILLELRLREGAPLSLLREEGLAASRRALGEGLLEETPYAEGRAVLTLRGRLLADAVVRDLVD
- a CDS encoding MBL fold metallo-hydrolase, whose translation is MTVTWEELGWERVATGVGRCRLPGWDCTAGLVIGEGTALLIDSGSGLAEGARLRAQAEELAGHRVTHLALTHPHFDHVFGAAAFAGAEVFGAVGVETVLRGRLGRAELRADAVRNGLDPAVADEAVDALVSPRHHVSGEWTLDLGGGRQALLANVGPGHTAHDLAVLVPGSPEVVFCGDLVEESGEPQAGPDAVPPQWPAALDRLLDLGGEDALYVPGHGAVVDAAFVRAQRDALAARFGVSS
- a CDS encoding nitronate monooxygenase, with the protein product MSSALTGLFRHPIVQAPMAGGVSVPRLAAAVSEAGGLGFLAAGYKTADGLYQEIKQLRGLTALPFGVNLFMPQPEYADPAAVDVYAHQLAGEATWYETELGDPDSGRDDGYDAKLAVLLDNPVPAASFHFGIPSSEVLESLRRAGTFTLVTATTPEEALAVQYAGADAVIAQGVEAGGHQGTHRDLPEQDGSGLGLLSLVAQIRETVTIPIVAAGGIMRGSQIAAVLAAGASAAQLGTAFLATHESGAHDVHKQALTNPLYVRTELTRAFSGRPARGLVNRFLREHGPYAPAAYPEVHHLTAPLRKAAAKAKDAQGMALWAGQGHRMARELPAGQLVEILAAEFDAARTALSGTGDAR
- a CDS encoding 16S rRNA (uracil(1498)-N(3))-methyltransferase, which produces MTAPVFVVEHFDADGGGRYVLDGPEGRHAVSVKRLQPGEDVILTDGAGRWADCVVLGTEGKDRLIVQLDSVAEEPRPQPRITVVQALPKGDRGELAVETMTEVGVDAVVPWQAARCITQWKGDRGLKALAKWRATAREAGKQSRRVRFPEVADAATTRQVAALLAKADFAAVLHSDFDRGSEPLATAELPDEGEIVLVVGPEGGVAKDELALFEEAGARAYVLGPTVLRTSTAGTAATALLLGRTGRWS
- the hrcA gene encoding heat-inducible transcriptional repressor HrcA, with protein sequence MLSERRLQVLRAIVQDYVGTEEPVGSKALTERHNLGVSPATVRNDMAALEDEGFIAQPHTSAGRIPTDKGYRLFVDKLAGVKPMTAPERRAIQNFLDGAVDLDDVVARTVRLLAQLTRQVAVVQYPSLTRSTVRHVELLSLAPARVMLVLITDTGRVEQRMVDCPAPFGEASLADLRARLNSRVAGRRFADVPRLVEDLPEGFDVEDRGTVTTVLSTLLETLVEENEERLMIGGTANLTRFGHDFPLTIRPVLEALEEQVVLLKLLGEAGDSGMTVRIGHENAYEGLNSTSVVSVGYGSGNEAVAKLGVVGPTRMDYPGTMGAVRAVARYVGQILAES
- a CDS encoding VOC family protein, with product MELAQVRLLVTDFAACYRFYAEVLGLKPQSGATGGPYEKFSPATGSAGIALQDRSMMAAVLGELGDTATGHRSLVVLRVDDLDTYCDQIASRGATLLHGPSPMTDRMRVAHLKDPEGNLVELQQWLLLRA
- the dnaJ gene encoding molecular chaperone DnaJ — translated: MATDYYAVLGVRRDASQDEIKKAFRRLARELHPDVNPDPKTQERFKEINAAYEVLSDPQKKQVYDLGGDPLSQAGGGGAGGFGAGGFGNFSDIMDAFFGTASQRGPRSRTRRGQDAMIRLEIELDEAAFGTTKDIQVDTAIVCTTCSGEGAAPGTSAQTCDMCRGRGEVSQVTRSFLGQVMTSRPCPQCQGFGTVVPTPCPECAGDGRVRSRRTLTVKIPAGVDNGTRIQLAGEGEVGPGGGPAGDLYVEIHELPHSQFQRRGDDLHCTVTLPMTAASLGTKVPLETLDGMEEVDIRPGTQSGQSIPLHSRGVTHLRGGGRGDLIVHVEVQTPTKLDPEQERLLRELAKLRGEERPTGQFQPGQQGLFSRLKDAFNGRT
- a CDS encoding DUF3097 domain-containing protein, with protein sequence MRQYSADLTPPWKKPKPVPEVPAEPGLVVEEPGTGFCGAVIRCEAGTVTLEDRFGKHRVFPLEPRGFLLEGRVVTLVKPSGASAASVRPTRTASGSVAVPGARARVARAGRIYVEGRHDAELVEKVWGDDLRIEGVVVEYLEGVDDLPSIVAEFAPGPDARLGVLVDHLLPGTKEWRIAQQVTSEHALVVGHPYIDIWEAVKPSSLGIEAWPRVPHGQDWKTGVCKALGWPSENTGAVWQAILKRVGSYRDLEPELLGRVEELIDFVTAP